The following are encoded in a window of Candidatus Woesearchaeota archaeon genomic DNA:
- a CDS encoding radical SAM protein — MVNNLEPELLEESLRYILSKAPDVVAFSIVYSSQAFYAYALLKELKKQGIKTGIGGPCINNKLKGIADVTCSNEVVFLEYILTILKYSIDHNALKTNRILDFSIYNLEDYFTFSPVLSLKTSNSCYYKQCTFCTHHGNAQYREHSLEDIKKTIVKSQQKYFFLVDEMIPKNRLLEIAELLKPLNIIWMCQLRPTKDLDKTTLETLRKAGLKAILWGVESASDRILQLMKKGTNKKDISLVINNAKEAGITNVTYIMFGFPTETKEEFIETIDFLKAHEKSIDLISPTIFGLQKDAPMFNKPEQYGITQIITEQRTILEPKITYKLSQGLSHEQVIKLSKAYKQTLQKINKFPKEMNFFREHMLVLL, encoded by the coding sequence GTGGTTAATAACTTAGAACCTGAATTACTAGAGGAATCTCTCCGTTATATTTTAAGTAAAGCGCCTGATGTTGTTGCATTCAGCATAGTTTATTCGAGCCAAGCATTTTATGCCTATGCTTTGCTTAAAGAGTTAAAAAAACAAGGCATTAAAACAGGTATAGGCGGCCCATGCATTAATAACAAACTAAAAGGGATTGCAGATGTTACGTGCAGTAATGAAGTTGTGTTTTTGGAATATATACTTACTATACTTAAATATTCCATAGATCATAATGCATTGAAGACAAATAGAATCCTTGATTTTTCAATATATAATCTCGAAGATTATTTTACTTTTTCTCCAGTATTGTCTTTAAAAACATCAAATAGCTGTTATTATAAACAATGTACTTTCTGCACCCACCATGGCAATGCGCAATATAGAGAACACTCTTTGGAAGATATTAAGAAAACTATTGTCAAATCACAACAAAAATATTTCTTTCTTGTTGATGAAATGATCCCAAAAAACAGGTTATTAGAAATTGCCGAATTACTTAAGCCGTTAAATATCATCTGGATGTGCCAACTGCGTCCGACAAAAGATTTAGACAAAACAACCTTGGAAACATTAAGAAAAGCAGGATTGAAGGCAATTTTATGGGGTGTTGAATCTGCAAGTGATCGCATTTTGCAGCTGATGAAAAAAGGCACTAATAAAAAAGATATTAGTTTAGTTATTAACAATGCAAAAGAAGCTGGCATTACTAATGTAACCTATATTATGTTTGGGTTTCCTACTGAAACAAAAGAAGAGTTCATTGAAACCATTGATTTTTTAAAGGCGCATGAAAAAAGTATTGACTTAATCTCGCCAACAATTTTTGGTTTGCAAAAAGATGCGCCGATGTTTAACAAGCCTGAGCAATATGGCATCACCCAAATAATAACTGAACAAAGAACTATTCTTGAGCCGAAAATTACCTATAAACTTTCTCAAGGATTATCGCATGAACAGGTGATAAAGCTCAGCAAAGCTTACAAGCAAACACTTCAAAAAATTAATAAATTTCCTAAAGAAATGAATTTCTTCCGAGAGCATATGTTAGTGTTGTTATAG
- a CDS encoding prolyl-tRNA synthetase associated domain-containing protein, which yields MTLEVIGLLEKHHIAYKLHTHKAVFTCAEAEEHCKHIPGLACKNLFLKDKYTHQCYLVILPAAKKMDFKKFEKMLGSKKIMFGDENQLMDILKLTKGAVSPFGLLNDTELKTEVYIDQEVWEADIVSFHPNINTETLELSKEMFQKFIKTLKHIYTVILF from the coding sequence ATGACACTAGAAGTTATTGGTTTGTTAGAGAAACATCATATTGCATACAAACTCCATACTCATAAAGCTGTATTTACCTGTGCTGAAGCAGAAGAACATTGTAAACATATTCCTGGATTAGCATGCAAAAATCTTTTTCTTAAAGATAAATATACCCATCAATGCTATCTTGTTATTCTTCCTGCTGCTAAGAAAATGGATTTTAAAAAATTTGAGAAAATGCTCGGCAGTAAGAAAATAATGTTTGGAGATGAAAATCAATTAATGGATATTCTGAAGTTAACAAAAGGTGCTGTTAGTCCATTTGGATTATTGAACGACACCGAACTGAAAACAGAAGTGTATATTGACCAAGAAGTTTGGGAAGCAGACATTGTTAGTTTTCATCCTAATATCAATACTGAAACATTGGAATTAAGCAAGGAGATGTTTCAGAAGTTTATTAAAACATTGAAGCATATTTACACGGTAATTTTATTTTAA
- a CDS encoding cation-translocating P-type ATPase: MAKENSLYAGTLLQSGHLKAVITSIGMNTELGKIAHITTKVSLDESPLQQELNKIGMFIAKVAVSISLLVIGHSLWQSGFSLSVLHEVFLFSIALAVAVVPEGLPATVTIALAMGVKKMAAQNAIIRKLSSVETLGCTTVICTDKTGTLTKNEMTVKEIFVPGTKNNCNYRDILQISSLCNNAQFSENTLVGDPTELALLVAAAKSNLNVDVLKNTFQRIDEISFTSERKIMTTVHKTVKKYLSYTKGAPYEVVAHCTHIKINGKVKKFTSQEKKKILEVNHAMGDRALRVLACAYKSLSSYKLSDKKQLEQNMIFVGFVGMIDPPRSEVKEAIRLCKTAGITVIMTTGDQKTTASAIAKEVGIIAGGDSVITGDELLTMTDEQLKDSLKTVRVFAHINPQQKLRIVTLLQEQGHIVAMTGDGVNDAPALKKADIGVAMGRTGTDVSKEASKMVLLDDSFSTIVHAVKEGRIIYNNIIKFILYVFSGITAEFFVVMFSLLPGVGNLLSAVQILWIDLGTEVLPALALSVDPVSHDIMKEKPRDRTKSILGKEILIRILANSVVIALSAIILYSWFLYQGMPEKAATIPFVTIIVCQMINIFNCRDSKQSIFNKHLLSNKFLLGGVIISILSTIIIISVPRIAGYFHAVPLSFTDWSIIFVTGLSMIIVNELVKWIRRTYYLV; this comes from the coding sequence ATGGCGAAGGAAAACAGTCTCTATGCTGGAACTTTGCTGCAATCCGGGCACCTTAAAGCTGTGATCACCAGTATAGGTATGAATACAGAACTTGGAAAGATTGCCCATATCACGACAAAAGTCTCTCTTGACGAGAGTCCTCTTCAGCAAGAATTAAATAAGATTGGCATGTTTATTGCTAAGGTTGCCGTAAGCATATCTTTATTAGTTATTGGTCATAGTTTATGGCAATCAGGATTTTCTCTTTCGGTCTTACATGAGGTATTTTTATTTTCCATTGCATTAGCAGTTGCTGTTGTTCCTGAAGGATTGCCTGCTACAGTTACTATTGCTTTAGCTATGGGTGTTAAAAAAATGGCAGCGCAAAATGCTATTATTCGAAAGCTTTCTTCTGTTGAAACGCTTGGCTGCACTACGGTTATTTGCACCGATAAAACAGGAACATTGACTAAAAATGAAATGACCGTTAAAGAAATTTTTGTTCCAGGAACAAAAAATAATTGTAACTACCGAGATATTTTACAGATATCGAGCCTGTGCAATAATGCTCAGTTTTCAGAGAATACTCTTGTTGGCGATCCGACTGAGCTTGCACTCCTTGTTGCTGCAGCAAAGAGCAATCTTAATGTTGATGTTCTTAAAAATACTTTTCAAAGGATCGATGAAATCTCTTTTACTTCTGAACGTAAAATCATGACTACTGTTCATAAAACTGTTAAAAAATATCTTTCTTATACTAAAGGCGCTCCCTATGAAGTTGTTGCTCATTGCACGCATATTAAAATAAATGGAAAGGTTAAAAAATTTACTTCTCAAGAGAAAAAGAAAATTCTTGAAGTAAATCATGCAATGGGTGATCGCGCTCTACGTGTTCTTGCATGCGCTTACAAATCATTGTCATCGTATAAACTAAGTGACAAAAAACAATTAGAGCAAAACATGATCTTTGTCGGTTTTGTAGGGATGATTGATCCGCCGCGTTCTGAGGTCAAAGAAGCCATACGATTATGTAAAACTGCAGGAATCACCGTAATCATGACAACTGGCGATCAAAAGACAACAGCATCTGCCATAGCAAAAGAGGTTGGTATTATTGCTGGTGGAGATTCAGTGATTACAGGGGATGAACTCTTAACCATGACTGATGAACAATTAAAAGATTCTTTGAAAACTGTTCGTGTGTTTGCTCATATTAATCCGCAACAAAAATTAAGGATAGTTACGCTGCTGCAAGAGCAAGGGCATATTGTTGCTATGACTGGAGATGGCGTTAATGATGCTCCTGCTTTGAAAAAGGCAGATATCGGTGTTGCTATGGGCAGAACAGGAACTGATGTCAGCAAAGAAGCTTCTAAAATGGTTTTGCTTGATGATTCCTTTTCAACTATCGTACATGCTGTTAAAGAAGGGAGAATAATCTATAATAACATTATCAAGTTTATACTCTACGTGTTTTCAGGAATAACTGCTGAGTTTTTTGTTGTAATGTTCTCGTTATTACCTGGTGTTGGGAATTTGTTGTCGGCAGTGCAGATATTATGGATTGATCTGGGAACAGAAGTATTGCCAGCGCTTGCTTTAAGCGTTGATCCTGTATCTCACGATATCATGAAAGAAAAACCAAGAGATAGAACAAAGTCAATTTTAGGGAAAGAAATATTAATCAGGATTCTTGCTAATAGCGTTGTTATTGCTCTCAGCGCTATCATACTCTATTCTTGGTTTTTATATCAAGGAATGCCTGAAAAAGCAGCTACTATTCCGTTTGTAACTATCATTGTTTGTCAAATGATTAATATATTTAATTGCCGTGATAGCAAACAGAGTATTTTTAATAAACATTTGCTTTCAAATAAATTCTTGCTTGGTGGAGTTATTATTTCAATACTTTCAACTATTATCATTATTTCAGTTCCACGTATTGCAGGTTATTTTCATGCAGTCCCATTAAGTTTTACTGATTGGAGTATTATTTTTGTTACTGGTTTAAGCATGATTATAGTGAATGAATTAGTCAAGTGGATAAGGAGAACATATTATCTCGTATAA
- the gyrB gene encoding DNA topoisomerase (ATP-hydrolyzing) subunit B encodes MTDSYKASNIQVLEGLEAVRKRPGMYVGDITSRGLHHLVYEVVDNSVDEALAGYCTEITVIIHENNSVTVIDNGRGIPTADHPQYKVSALELVMTKLHAGGKFDKTNYKVSGGLHGVGVSVVNALSSFLKVVVYRDGKICEMEFSKGNVTKKITEVGTTDKTGTTVTFLPDAAIFEVTVFSYEILSSRLRELAFLNKGIKITIKDERDNQEQVFQYEGGITSFVEHLNKNKIPVHQPLYFHSVKDDVEVEIALQYNEAYNENVFSFVNNINTIEGGTHLTGFKTALTRTLNTYAEKQNMKEAALTSEDVREGLSAVISVKVPDPKFEGQTKTKLGNSEVKGIVDSVLSSELGTYLEEHPQVGKTIIMKSINAALAREAARKARDLTRRKSALEFSSLPGKLADCQERDPAKSELFIVEGDSAGGCFSGDTKVALVDGRNVTFKELVVEYNQGKRNFCYTIKHDGTIGIEEIKHPRITKKDADVIKVVLDNEEEIICTPDHKFMLRNGEYKKASQLTTFDSLMPLRRQLSKIGKRITINGYEIRKQTKDTSILRFQSFNERFFAGDEEAAKEAVMNYNHKIKKIQVLSEKMDVYDLEVPHTHNFALASGIFVHNSAKQGRDRKFQAILPLKGKILNVEKSRLNKVITSQEIVAIITVLGTSIGDEFNLDKLRYHKIIIMTDADVDGSHISCLLLTFFYRYMKPLIEKGHIYIAQPPLYKIKKGKTLEYVYNDRELFTRLKELGKDGIDLQRYKGLGEMNPQQLWDTTLDPVFRKLKKVTIQDAVLADEMFTVLMGDQVEPRKDFIEKHALEVKNLDI; translated from the coding sequence ATGACTGACAGTTATAAAGCATCAAATATTCAGGTTTTAGAGGGTTTAGAGGCTGTTCGTAAAAGACCGGGAATGTATGTCGGAGATATTACTTCCAGAGGTTTGCATCACCTTGTCTATGAAGTTGTTGACAATTCAGTAGATGAAGCGCTCGCTGGTTATTGCACTGAGATTACGGTTATTATTCATGAAAATAATTCTGTTACGGTTATTGACAATGGAAGAGGAATCCCAACAGCAGATCATCCCCAATATAAGGTTTCTGCGCTGGAGTTAGTTATGACAAAATTGCATGCTGGCGGAAAATTTGACAAAACTAATTACAAAGTTTCCGGAGGTTTGCATGGTGTTGGTGTAAGTGTTGTTAATGCATTATCGAGTTTTCTCAAAGTAGTCGTATATCGTGACGGTAAGATTTGTGAAATGGAGTTTTCCAAAGGCAATGTTACAAAAAAAATAACTGAAGTAGGAACAACTGATAAAACTGGAACAACGGTTACCTTTTTGCCCGATGCTGCTATTTTTGAAGTCACTGTTTTCAGCTATGAAATTCTATCTTCTCGATTAAGAGAATTAGCATTTTTGAATAAAGGTATTAAAATTACTATTAAAGATGAACGTGACAATCAAGAGCAGGTATTTCAGTACGAAGGTGGCATTACCTCTTTTGTTGAGCATCTCAACAAAAACAAAATACCGGTGCATCAGCCTCTTTACTTTCACAGCGTTAAAGATGATGTTGAGGTGGAAATAGCTCTGCAGTACAATGAAGCTTACAATGAAAATGTTTTTTCTTTTGTCAATAACATCAATACCATTGAAGGCGGCACTCATTTAACAGGATTTAAAACTGCATTGACAAGAACCTTGAACACCTATGCAGAAAAACAAAACATGAAGGAAGCTGCTTTAACCAGCGAAGATGTTCGTGAAGGATTAAGCGCAGTAATCTCAGTTAAAGTTCCAGATCCTAAATTCGAAGGGCAAACAAAAACAAAATTGGGAAATTCAGAAGTGAAAGGTATTGTTGATTCTGTCTTAAGTTCTGAATTAGGGACATATCTTGAAGAGCATCCTCAAGTTGGTAAAACTATTATCATGAAAAGCATAAATGCTGCGCTTGCTCGGGAGGCTGCGCGAAAAGCGCGAGATTTGACGCGGCGTAAATCAGCTCTTGAATTTAGTTCTCTTCCGGGGAAACTAGCTGACTGCCAGGAGCGGGATCCTGCAAAATCTGAATTGTTTATTGTTGAGGGTGATTCTGCGGGCGGATGTTTTTCAGGCGATACTAAAGTTGCTCTTGTTGATGGAAGGAATGTAACTTTTAAGGAATTAGTAGTCGAATATAATCAAGGAAAAAGAAATTTTTGTTACACTATTAAACATGATGGAACTATAGGTATAGAAGAAATTAAGCATCCTCGGATTACTAAAAAAGATGCTGACGTTATTAAAGTTGTTCTTGACAATGAAGAAGAAATTATCTGCACTCCTGATCATAAATTTATGTTACGTAATGGGGAGTATAAAAAAGCAAGCCAATTAACTACGTTTGATTCGCTAATGCCTTTACGAAGACAATTATCAAAAATAGGAAAACGCATCACTATTAACGGCTATGAAATAAGAAAACAAACAAAAGATACATCAATACTTCGTTTCCAATCATTTAATGAACGATTTTTTGCAGGTGATGAAGAAGCAGCGAAAGAAGCAGTTATGAATTATAACCATAAAATAAAAAAGATTCAAGTTTTATCTGAGAAGATGGATGTTTATGACCTTGAAGTACCACATACGCATAACTTTGCATTGGCGTCAGGTATTTTTGTGCATAATAGCGCAAAACAAGGCCGCGACAGAAAATTCCAGGCAATTTTACCTTTAAAGGGTAAAATATTGAATGTTGAAAAATCACGTCTTAACAAAGTTATAACCAGCCAGGAAATAGTTGCAATTATTACTGTTCTCGGAACAAGTATTGGCGATGAATTTAATCTTGATAAATTACGCTACCATAAAATTATTATTATGACTGATGCAGATGTTGACGGCAGTCATATCTCCTGTTTGTTGTTAACATTCTTTTATAGGTACATGAAACCATTGATAGAAAAAGGCCATATTTACATAGCGCAGCCTCCTCTCTACAAAATTAAAAAAGGGAAAACGCTTGAGTATGTGTACAATGATCGTGAATTATTCACCAGGCTTAAAGAGCTTGGCAAAGATGGTATTGATCTTCAAAGATATAAAGGCTTAGGAGAAATGAATCCTCAGCAATTGTGGGATACAACATTGGATCCTGTTTTCAGAAAATTGAAAAAAGTAACTATTCAAGACGCTGTTTTGGCTGATGAAATGTTTACTGTTTTGATGGGCGATCAAGTAGAGCCAAGGAAAGATTTCATTGAGAAGCATGCATTGGAAGTCAAGAATTTGGATATTTAA
- a CDS encoding PH domain-containing protein — protein MPKAELKPVSFKPNKSAFIYYPLLIGFIINAVVFIVLFSIASFLLQTISPLPFILIFLIVETYSIINRHLRYNKEEYLIYSDRLIQKGGSIFSNYQTELIVKNITHVKMSMPFIESKWYGTGNILIQSAGSAATQIYLHAIDTPEKIYNQIATLMQKNGFRLTGKQLLQQESPDTLGAFFEVGKQSIGIVAGFFIAGSWLFGASILILKKATGKVNFDIIVIISALVIALIILLIYLIFHFIDLIRRKYYIYTDMIIYTEGFLTKHYAFMPVENLADSETNQTIIDRIFGLYDVIISCQGSGQEIVFKNMRNGQELEKNIDALIAKYASLARTKETSSGMSAMTEEKTQKIATSSRLSAAKVSPTSSAIHKITTTNFTGEYKMNTVRAIAPVFMVLPLFIILFPILIYWGIYLVSVIIQMVGTSYYIKQNSIEERFKFIHIKNKEFSLDKITLVIIRESIIDKWFDTIKVEFRSIGSSGSIVFKHLKKTPDLIPNILAKTGIQQDQLLYSVAADFSFGEMIKAKLFSTIVWLLIFAATIISGLFWSPLVFIGTILMIVALIPTILYLQAYYEDTKLSFFKNYVYCKKGLIVKEHFYAHYPNIKDLTITKYACSNHGTAYFNVAGEMLVSTGKSQTIVSSGFSINYVPNIQDKDELIDIILDRHPSSEQIKKIEQNINAHKETPLMLVKPSIANSMIKTIIFLTIITMVGISAAMFLVPQAEGLRDLIIAGIIGLIIAFDLFILILVIISVKVKSYAIESYRVVEKSGIIYKKQTSIIFDKIDFINTYEGMLNKLFRNGNITVNTAGSSAPELVISNIPEYKEFYEMLKKYYKK, from the coding sequence CATAATCAATAGACACCTACGTTATAACAAAGAAGAATACCTTATATATTCAGATAGACTTATTCAAAAAGGCGGTTCAATATTCTCAAACTACCAGACTGAATTAATCGTCAAGAATATTACCCATGTCAAAATGAGCATGCCATTTATAGAAAGCAAATGGTATGGGACTGGCAATATTCTTATACAATCCGCTGGCTCAGCTGCTACGCAAATCTATTTGCATGCTATTGACACTCCAGAAAAGATTTACAATCAAATTGCAACCCTTATGCAGAAGAATGGTTTTAGATTAACAGGAAAGCAATTATTGCAGCAGGAATCACCTGATACCTTAGGAGCGTTTTTTGAAGTTGGCAAGCAAAGCATTGGTATAGTAGCTGGTTTTTTTATTGCAGGGTCATGGTTGTTTGGCGCAAGCATCCTTATCTTGAAAAAAGCAACAGGAAAAGTGAATTTTGATATTATAGTGATTATAAGCGCACTTGTTATTGCTTTAATTATTCTGTTAATCTACCTTATTTTTCATTTCATTGATTTGATCAGAAGAAAATATTATATTTATACGGACATGATTATTTATACTGAAGGATTTTTAACCAAACATTATGCGTTTATGCCGGTTGAAAACCTTGCAGATTCTGAAACTAATCAGACCATTATTGATAGAATATTTGGATTGTATGATGTTATTATTAGCTGCCAAGGTTCTGGCCAGGAAATCGTGTTCAAAAATATGAGAAATGGCCAAGAATTAGAGAAAAACATTGATGCATTAATTGCAAAATATGCTTCTCTTGCAAGAACTAAAGAAACAAGTTCAGGAATGTCAGCAATGACCGAGGAAAAAACACAGAAAATAGCAACAAGCTCAAGATTAAGCGCAGCAAAAGTCAGTCCTACCAGTTCTGCAATCCATAAAATCACGACAACTAATTTTACTGGCGAATATAAGATGAATACGGTGCGGGCAATTGCTCCTGTGTTCATGGTGCTACCCTTATTTATCATTTTATTTCCAATCTTGATTTATTGGGGAATCTATCTTGTTAGTGTAATTATTCAGATGGTTGGCACCTCTTATTATATCAAGCAAAACAGTATTGAAGAGCGGTTTAAATTTATACATATTAAAAATAAAGAATTTAGCTTAGATAAAATCACGTTAGTTATAATACGAGAAAGCATCATTGACAAATGGTTTGATACTATTAAAGTCGAATTCAGATCCATTGGCTCTTCAGGAAGCATTGTTTTCAAACACCTCAAAAAAACACCAGATTTAATCCCAAATATTCTTGCAAAAACAGGGATACAACAAGATCAGCTGCTTTACTCGGTTGCCGCGGATTTTAGTTTTGGTGAAATGATTAAGGCAAAACTATTTTCAACGATAGTATGGCTGCTGATTTTTGCTGCAACAATTATAAGCGGATTATTCTGGAGTCCATTGGTATTTATAGGAACCATACTTATGATTGTTGCTCTTATACCAACAATATTGTATCTTCAAGCTTATTATGAAGACACCAAGCTTTCATTTTTCAAGAATTATGTTTACTGTAAAAAAGGACTAATTGTTAAAGAACATTTTTATGCGCATTATCCTAATATTAAGGATTTAACCATAACAAAATATGCATGTTCAAACCATGGAACAGCATATTTTAATGTTGCAGGAGAAATGCTTGTCAGCACCGGAAAAAGCCAAACTATTGTTTCTAGCGGATTCAGCATTAATTATGTGCCAAACATTCAAGACAAGGATGAATTGATAGATATTATACTTGATAGACATCCTTCATCTGAACAAATAAAAAAGATAGAACAAAATATTAATGCTCATAAAGAGACACCACTAATGCTTGTTAAACCTAGTATTGCAAACAGCATGATAAAAACAATAATCTTTTTGACGATTATTACGATGGTTGGAATTTCAGCGGCAATGTTTTTAGTGCCGCAAGCAGAAGGGTTAAGGGATCTGATTATTGCTGGAATAATAGGATTAATAATAGCGTTTGATCTTTTTATATTGATTCTTGTAATTATATCGGTTAAAGTTAAATCATATGCCATTGAATCATACAGAGTTGTAGAAAAATCAGGTATCATTTACAAAAAACAAACATCTATTATCTTTGATAAAATTGATTTTATTAATACCTATGAAGGTATGCTTAACAAGCTGTTTAGGAACGGAAATATTACGGTTAACACTGCAGGAAGCTCAGCTCCTGAATTGGTTATAAGCAATATTCCTGAATACAAAGAATTTTATGAGATGTTGAAAAAGTATTATAAGAAATAG
- the ribB gene encoding 3,4-dihydroxy-2-butanone-4-phosphate synthase, producing the protein MYSSIPEAITLFKQGTMIIVIDETRECESDLILAAEYVTEEKITFMIKNTSGILTVPLTKQRGEELKLPLMVQDNTEKHGTNFTVSVDALDPAMTTGVSSHDRTITIQKLVSGTAQNLARPGHIFPLISRDSLFERQGHTEASITLCRLAGLKDVAIISELMNDNGTMMNQEQTFEFAKEHDLRVISIQQIINYLKE; encoded by the coding sequence ATGTACTCATCGATTCCAGAAGCAATAACCTTATTCAAACAAGGAACTATGATTATTGTTATAGATGAAACTCGAGAGTGTGAGTCTGATCTTATCTTGGCAGCAGAATATGTTACTGAAGAAAAAATAACATTTATGATTAAAAATACCTCTGGTATTTTAACCGTTCCCTTAACTAAACAACGTGGTGAGGAATTAAAATTACCTTTAATGGTGCAGGATAATACTGAAAAACATGGCACTAACTTTACCGTATCAGTTGATGCCCTTGATCCAGCAATGACAACAGGTGTTTCAAGCCATGACCGGACAATAACTATCCAAAAGCTTGTTTCAGGAACTGCGCAAAATTTGGCAAGGCCAGGGCACATTTTTCCGTTAATAAGCAGAGATTCTTTATTTGAACGTCAAGGGCATACTGAAGCTTCTATTACGTTGTGCAGATTAGCAGGATTAAAGGACGTTGCAATTATTTCAGAATTAATGAATGACAATGGTACTATGATGAATCAAGAACAAACATTTGAGTTTGCAAAAGAACATGATCTAAGAGTAATTAGTATTCAGCAGATAATTAATTACTTAAAAGAATAA
- a CDS encoding sulfite exporter TauE/SafE family protein, whose translation MVSMLLFIGALFAGIAGTIAGFGSSTIFLPIALFFFEFKTALVFVAVFHIAGNLGRITFFRKALDKKLLFWFGIPSVILTLLGAFSVNYFSPQILKMILGLFLLCFVVISFRTKKLSLKPTVINNIYGGSFSGFFAGLIGTGGAIRGAFLASYNLEKSLYIATAAAIALAVDATRLPVYLSSGFLPSEFYGIIPLLVVIAVIGSYIGKKIVAKIPQDKFRIIVLLSIAAVSIKFIYDGILFFS comes from the coding sequence ATGGTAAGTATGCTATTATTCATAGGGGCATTGTTTGCAGGAATTGCTGGAACTATAGCGGGATTTGGATCATCAACTATTTTCTTGCCGATTGCATTGTTTTTCTTTGAATTCAAAACAGCGCTTGTCTTTGTTGCAGTGTTTCATATTGCAGGGAATTTGGGAAGAATTACTTTTTTTAGAAAAGCCCTTGACAAAAAATTGCTGTTCTGGTTTGGAATACCAAGTGTAATTCTAACCTTACTTGGAGCTTTTTCAGTTAATTATTTTTCTCCTCAGATTTTAAAGATGATATTGGGTTTATTTCTACTCTGCTTTGTAGTAATCTCATTCAGAACAAAAAAGCTTTCATTAAAACCAACAGTCATCAATAATATTTATGGCGGTTCTTTTTCAGGATTCTTTGCAGGACTTATAGGCACAGGAGGGGCAATACGAGGAGCATTTCTCGCATCATATAACCTTGAAAAGTCTTTATACATCGCAACAGCTGCGGCAATTGCGCTTGCAGTAGATGCAACAAGGCTTCCAGTTTATTTAAGCAGTGGATTTTTGCCTTCAGAGTTTTATGGAATTATTCCTCTCCTCGTTGTAATCGCCGTTATTGGGTCTTATATAGGTAAAAAGATTGTTGCAAAAATTCCTCAAGATAAATTTAGAATAATAGTTTTGTTATCAATTGCAGCAGTCAGCATTAAATTTATTTATGACGGAATACTCTTTTTCAGTTAA
- a CDS encoding archease encodes MVDIKFLEHTADAKFQAYGQTLEQAFISAGVGMFNLLTNVKKIKPKISHNIKVEASSKEALLYDFIDELLFLVDTEGFIPCEIDDFIILKKENEFIIQTTVYGDSYKNYEVHGDIKAATYNDMIIDENYNQKNRKVMVQVVVDI; translated from the coding sequence ATGGTTGACATAAAATTCCTTGAACACACTGCAGATGCTAAATTCCAGGCATATGGGCAGACACTTGAGCAAGCGTTTATTAGCGCAGGTGTAGGAATGTTTAATTTGTTAACCAATGTTAAAAAAATAAAACCAAAGATTAGCCACAACATTAAAGTTGAAGCTTCATCAAAAGAGGCATTATTGTATGATTTTATTGATGAATTATTATTTCTTGTTGATACTGAAGGATTTATTCCCTGCGAAATAGATGATTTTATTATTTTGAAAAAAGAAAATGAATTTATTATCCAAACGACAGTTTATGGTGACAGCTATAAAAACTATGAAGTGCATGGTGATATCAAAGCTGCAACGTATAATGATATGATTATTGATGAAAACTACAACCAGAAGAATAGAAAAGTTATGGTGCAGGTTGTGGTTGATATCTAA
- a CDS encoding HAD-IC family P-type ATPase produces the protein MAQHSYSARFYKKFNTKVRGLSQSEVQARQKQYGYNELKRTTGFNVLRLFFHQFKDMLIILLIIAAFVAWLTGAGSDAWLILIIVLINICIGFIQEFKAEKSIEALKKMVASTCQVLRDGTISVLSVRDLVVGDIILLEEGTNIPADAVILEAVNVHVNEASLTGESLPQSKIAYGDGEGKQSLCWNFAAIRAP, from the coding sequence ATGGCTCAACATAGTTATTCTGCAAGGTTTTATAAGAAGTTTAATACTAAGGTTCGAGGCTTAAGCCAATCTGAAGTTCAAGCGCGGCAAAAACAATATGGTTATAACGAACTTAAAAGGACAACTGGTTTTAATGTATTGAGACTCTTTTTTCATCAGTTTAAAGACATGCTTATTATACTCTTAATTATCGCAGCATTTGTTGCTTGGCTTACCGGAGCTGGTTCAGATGCGTGGTTAATTCTGATTATAGTTTTGATTAATATTTGCATAGGATTTATACAGGAATTTAAAGCAGAAAAATCAATAGAAGCATTGAAAAAAATGGTTGCTTCAACCTGCCAAGTATTACGTGATGGAACTATCAGTGTACTATCTGTGCGTGATTTAGTTGTTGGAGATATTATCCTCCTTGAAGAAGGAACTAACATCCCTGCAGATGCTGTTATCTTGGAAGCAGTTAATGTCCATGTCAATGAAGCATCTTTGACAGGTGAATCACTCCCTCAATCTAAAATAGCTTATGGCGATGGCGAAGGAAAACAGTCTCTATGCTGGAACTTTGCTGCAATCCGGGCACCTTAA